The following nucleotide sequence is from Paenibacillus odorifer.
CACCAGTGCCATAATTCCAAAAATAAGTAGAATCTGTCCGAGATAGGGTTCTAGCCCCATATCATCCAGGAAAGGAGAGATATAGGTGTACAAAATATTATGTGCCAGCATCCAGGTAAGAACCACAACCAAGATAGGAATCACCCCAGGTGTGAGTAAAACTTTGAATACTGAAATGCGTTTATCAGCCGACTGTCCCGGATAATCGGGAACTTTCCAGAGCACCCAGAAAATTAGCAAGAACGCCAACAACGACATCAACCAGAACACCGAGCGCCAGCCCATTAAGGTTCCTATCAGCGTACCGGCAGGAACTCCAAGGGATAAAGCAATGGGTGTTCCAATCATGGCTACAGCCATGCCCCTTCCCTTTAGATGATCAGGCACCATACGTAGAGCATAACTGGCAATCAAGCCCCATAAAACACCGGCAGCTACTCCGGCAAAGAAGCGAGCGACAAGTGTTAGTACATAGTTCAATGAGAGAGCTGTAATAGTGTTGAAGATAAGAAATCCGATAATCGATAGAAGCAAAAGCGGACGCCGCCGCCACCCCCCAGTCAGTACTGCCACGGGTATGGCGGCAACCATCGAACCAATGGCGTACAATGTGACAAGTTGTCCAGCCAATGCTTCCGACACCTGTAGCCCTTCTTTGATTTGCGGCAACAACCCCGCGGGAAGGGTTTCAGTCATAATTGCAATAAAACCAGCCACAGCTAAGGCTAACAACCCCAACCATGGGAAACGATTAGAAGATAAATCAGACATCTATGAGCCTCCTTCTAGGCAGATATGAAAAGTTAATCGACTTGTGGATCGATCATTCCTTATGTTATTCAACCTTTCACACCTTGTCAATAACTTTTGGATCGATTAGTATATAATTAAGAAAAACAAGGGGGGGATCTCTTATGGCAAGAACTGGACGTCCACGCATTTTTGATCGGGATGAAGCGCTTTTAAAGGCGATGATGCTCTTTTGGGAACAAGGATACGAAGCAACCTCGTTGCTACAACTTCGAGCGGACATGGGGAATATTTCAGCAGCCAGTTTCTATGCGGCCTTTGAGTCAAAAGAAGCCCTGTTTAAAGAAGCTGTTGAACAATATATGGGGACTTTTGGACGAGTCACGGAAAGTCTTGCGGATCACACGCTTACTCCTCGGGAAGCAATTGAAACAACTTTAAGACGTACCGCAAAAATGCAAACGGATAGCGATCATCCGAATGGCTGTTTGATTGTGCTGTCAGCTAGCACATGCTCCTCCAAAAACAATCATATTCGTGAAATTGTTGCTGAAAAAAGAAAGCAGATTCGTAGCCACCTGCAAGATTGCATCCAGCGTGCCATAGATGTTGGTGAAATTCCTTCGTCCATAGATGTCTCGATGATGACTACCGTCTTTGATACCTTCATGCATGGCATATCTACACAAGCAAGGGACGGAGTCCCTTTTGCAACGATTGATCGCGCCATCACGGAGGTAATGGGCATCTGGGAGTTATTTAAACATTCAGCCTGACTTTAAAGCGATAGAAAAACCAAAATAGAGCACTCGGCCATAACGTGAGTCAAATCAAAACACCTTTAAGAAAGTTCTTCCCAGTCGTAAGATAGGGGGATCATTTGAGAGGTGTTTTTGTGTTGGTAACCAAAGTGGGCTACTCCGTAGAAGTGAAGATGAAAGCCATAGAAATGAGAGTGGCGGGCGTTTCGGGGAGAGATTATCATGGGGCGTTTTGGACTTAATGGATTGCAAGTTAGGAAAAGTGGGAGGGGAACGTTTATGAGTTTTGATTATTACTGGGGATTCTTTAGTGCGATATGTGGATATGTATGGTGTTCTGTGAAAAAAAGTCTTAGACTGGGTCCAGTAAATAAAGCAGCGACAGAAAAAGACTTGATAAATAAAGTCTTAGACTGCCGCTGTTGTTGCTCAATTATCGTTTCCCGTTAGTTTAGTCAAGGATGTTACGAAAAAACTATATATTTCGATTTTCATATTTAGATTAACCCCAATTGAAGGATTTAATGAAAATAAATTAAAAATCACCATACTATTTTAACAAAAAATTACTGAACATGTATTTCCGATTTGATATCATTTTGACTTAAAAATTTCATTAAATCATTACTCAGCTGCACAATCTCATTGTTAGCATTATTCGCATAATCCGGCAACATCATATCCCTAACCATTTTAGTTCTTAGCCATGTCATAAAGAAAAGATCCAAAAATAAGTTTGGAAATTTCAGCACCATTTTAAGCATTGATGGATCAATTGAAACGCCAGCTTTTTGTATTGCCCTTAGATACGCTTTTAAAGTGACTGTTATTTTGCGTGCCGTCTTTCTGGTTCTGGCTGTTTTTTTGTCAATTATCTTATTCTCAGAATGCAAAAAACTCAACATGGCAATATCTGATACGGAATGTGTGATTAAATACGCTTGCATATCCTTTTTAATAACGTAGGGAAGCTTTGCTGTCTTAAATAATTTTGCGAGGTTTTCTATGCGTTCTGTCACTACACTATTAATTTCTCCAAATGCAGTTGCCGCTATAAACTTTGGTAGAAATCGAGTATGCAATACTCCATCTTTAATCTGTCCGCCGAAGCCAGGAAAAGCTGGTAAAAGTCTATCCCCTACGATATCCAGCCACGAAGAAAATCCAATTGAATTACTAATCATCGTAACTATATTTTTGCTTTGATTATCTTTTAGCGCTAACAATGCTGATTCCGACCGATCATAACGAACGGTAACGAAAATAAAATCGTATACATCGTCATTTTCGAGCGTATCAATGACATTCACTTGTATCGATCTAACTGTACCTTTTTCTATATACTGCAGGCCATTTTCTCTTAATGATGTATATCTATTCGAATGTGCAAACAGGCTAACGTCAAACCCTGCTTCAATAAGCTTAATTGCGTACATGCTCCCGATGACACCTGCACCAAAAATTAAAATTCTATCTTGTTTTGCTGACAATTAAACCACCCCTACTTATTAGCATTTTCTTTTAATTATCCGACAACATGTTGTATGATGTGATTATAAATCTTCATTATTCCTTGATCAACCATCAGTTTTTTATGATTTGTCGGATGATATTCTTATTCACTAGTAGGAGGGTAACATGAAAAAGCAACCCCAAATAACGGAGAAAACAAGACAAAAGTTTGTAGAAGTTTTTTGTGAGTTATATAGCCAAAAGCCGATTGAAAAAATTTCGATTCAGGAAATTTCGAATAAGTCAGGATATAACCGCAGCACCTTTTATCAATACTTTACTGACATTTACGAATTGTTAGACTCTGTTGAAAATGACTTATTGAATGACATGAAAAAAGAATTGGCGAATAAAGAGCTATCGAAGGATACGGTTCAAGATACGCTCAATTGTCTGGATAAAAAAGAACATCTCCTGGTTCTTAATGCCCTTTTGGGTGATTATGGAAGTGCCCGTTTTTTAAAACGCTTAAAGAAAGAAATCACTTTGGATCAATTAGGATTAAACGTTCCGCAAAACCAATCCTTAACGCCATACTTCATTGAGTTTTACCTGACAACTGCTCTTTCTTTGTTTCGTCTTTGGCTCCAGCGTCAAAAGGATTTATCGTCTGAAGAATTTTTCAAGTTAGTGGAGAACCTATATTCAAGAGGGATTACGCCCTATTTTAAAGAATGAGTCTGTCATTCAAACCAAATCCATATGTTCTATAACAATAAAAAAGCGCGCATAAGCTTGTTTACACAATATACTCCATAAAAACTGACCTAACTTACTCTTAAGGTGGACGATGTTATAGAGCACGAGATAGGGCGTTATTGCTTATATATGTACGGAGCGACATTCCATACGATCAGTTTCTGTTATATTGAAATATCAACGAAATTGTTTGTAACCTTTTGCAAATTCGTATCTAACAATTGATTCAACGGTGTAATCATAATTATTAGGGCAAAGGAGAATCATCTGGGAAGAAACTTATATAACTGGCGATAAAAGTACCTAATTATCAGTATTTGATCCAAATTACTTGACTATGACGTTAGGTCATAGTGCATAATTCTCACTATAGACGACTAGGAGTGAGAGATATGAACATAAAAACATTGCGTTCAGACCACATTTATCAAAAAGTTGCCCAAGCTTCGCCCGAGGAAAAACTTGAATTATTCAGAAATGAAATGATGGCTCCCTTTATGAAACAATGGCAAATTCAACAGATCCCTTTTAGAGCTGAAGAGGGGAATGGTTTTGACGTTGTTACGTTTAATAGTATAATGCATCGATCCCCTGATCAGATTACCCAGCAGATTTCATCTGAGGTAGAGTTGATTTCATCAGATTCTTTTTGGTTAGAGTGTGAGCACGCGGTAAGGAAAAGCCTCCGTCTATTTATAGAGCATGAAATAAGTCTCCCCGTATCCGAATATTTGTTTACCATTCAACTAGGGAATCCTGAAAGCAGTGCCTTAACAATAAACGAAGGATATAGTGGCTTTGGGGGCATTCCCGGGTTTATCTGGGGTACACTCTTGCCAAATGAGTACACGATTTCTCGAATGAAGGCTGCGCTGGCGCACGAGTGCAACCATAATGTGCGATATCAATTTATTCAGTGGGATCACACCGTTAATTTGGGCGAGCTCATTGTAAGTGAAGGATTAGCTGAAAACTATGCTATGTTCATGTTTGGCGAAGAATTGCTCGGCCCTTGGGTAACGAAAACAAACGCAGACACACTTAACAGGCGCATAAAGCCTGTCCTTAGAGAGCAATTGCAATTAACAGGGTTTGATAAATTTGCTCCGTATCTTTACGGTGACGAGATCGCCAAACTTCAAAACTTTGAACCGGTCAATATGCCTTATAGTGCTGGCTACGCTTGCGGATATTATTTAATCCAATATTATTTAAGAAAAACAGGAAGAACAATCTTTGAGGCCACAATAACACCTGCTGCTCAAATACTAGACGAAGTAAAAGGATTTTGGGATGAAGAAACCATTATTAGCTGTTAAAGATATTGTTCAGATTACAGGCATTACAAGCCGGACCTTGCATTATTACGATAGGATTGATTTATTTAAACCGACACATCTGACGGAAAAAGGGTATCGCTTATATGATCGAAGCAGTTTGGAAAAACTTCAAACTATTTTGTTCTTAAAGGAATTGGATTTTTCCTTGAAAGAAATTGCGGACATTTTAAAGCTGACCAGGCAAGAACAGAATCAAATATTAAAGAAGCAGAGACAAACCTTATTTTCGAGAAAACAAAGACTAGAAACCATCATGGTTGCTCTCGAAGAATACGTTTCGGGGAATGATATTAGTAATTTGCAAATTTTCAACAATTCTTCCGTTTTGCCATTAAAAGAACAATATGCAAATGAGGCGAGATTCATCTATGGTGAAACAGAAGCGTATAATGTGTTTAATGAAACGTTGGATAAACTATCACAAGATGAAATAGATGAACGTTTTCAATCGATGGAGGAAGTATTCAAGCAAATTGCGTCTTGTGTCGATCAGCATCCTTCCTCCGATGAAGTTCAGCGATTAATCAAGGAGTGGAAAAAAAATCTAATGCAATTCATGCCATGTGATAAAGAGCTACTGGCTTGCATTGCCGATACTTATAAATTCGATGTACGATTCAATAACTACTTTAATCAATATAGCAATGAGGATTTTGCAGATTTTCTACACAGTGCTATTATGCATCATATATCTCAATCGTGAACAGGAAAATTCGTTTGAAACTTCGGTTGATAAGCGGAGTGTGCAGATAGAAGAGAGGAACAATATAGAAAAGACAGCCAAGATAAATAATTTGAAAGCCACAGATAATGCAGTTTTTATAATAAAAAATGAGGAACAGATAGAGAACGCCATACCATATAAATCGAAAACATTTTGGTATGAGTCTTGGCTGAAGATAAAAGAGTTCTTCGGAGTCTAACACGGTTGAACTAACGGGAAACGAAGGCCCGCGATGGAACTCGCCCAACAATTGGGCAGACGCATGGGGAATTTCATCGTTATAGGACTCTTTATGAAGTATATTCATGCTGGCAATGGACAACGCTTAAGGTTAAGTATTATCTTATACGGGAGGTCATCGCTTCTTGAAATTTGAACTAGGACGTTGCTTACTGAATGAACGATTGATGGAATCCGGAAAGTCAGCAGAATGGCTGGCAAAAGACTTGTTTTTAAACCGGAACGAGTTTACGACTTTATTGAAAACAAAAGAGTGATGCCACTCAAAATTGCCATATCGATCGCCGATTCCATCGGTTGTGATGTTCGTGCCTTGTATGAATTAATTCCGAACGATAATGAAGTAAAGGGAGATTAAGGGAATAAGTGGTAGGTTGCATTAAACTACAAATGTGATCCATTAAGCTAGTTAATGATAAACGATAGCTCAATCAAAATGAAAAGGCAGCCGGTCAAATGATCGGCTGCCTTTTCATTAGCTAATAAGCAGTTTACAGTAACGAAACTGATACATTTTGGATTGAGAAACCGTCTTTATACTGAAGCAGCAAAAGGAGGGGAGGTTAGGCTAGCTAGGCAGGAATGATTTGAACAAATGAAAATGAAATTTTTTTTAAAGGAGACTTGAGATGAGATTGTTTGAATTATTGCTATATTTGTCAAACATCAGTTTGTTTGTATTAACAGTTGTATTAAAAAAAGGTCAGCGTATAATTCCAGTATTCGTTGCAAGCGGGATCGCCGCAGTTTTACTGGTCATTCATTGGACGGTGGAAGGATACAGAGTGCAGCTGTTTTTATCATATTGCATAACGGTCTTTTTTTTAGCCATTTCAAGTTATAGTTATTTTAAAAAAAGCAGTTTCCAAAAAATCCCTCGATTCCTGTTGGGTTCAGCTTATACCGCTATAGCGATCATGCTGGTCGGAACAGCGGTCCTCATGTATACTTTTCCTGTGTTTAAACTCCCTGAACTGACAGGCATATTTAAGGTAGGAACGCAAACGTTTCATTTTGTGGATACCAATAGGGAAGAGATTTTTGATAAAGCAAGAGAGGGTAAAAGAGAATTGATGGTTCAGGTATGGTATCCGACTCAAGCTGGTAGTGGCAAGCGAACTGCTTTTATTCCCGATACGCGGATTTTAAGTTATATGGCCGCGAACTATGGTCTTCCCGGGTTTACTTTTCAACACCTGAAGTACGTATCCAGTCATGCATATTCGGAAGCGGAAATCTCTACGGCAAAGACTTCATACCCACTGATCCTTGGGAATCCCGGCAACGGCTCTTCTAGGTTCCTCCACACGTCGCAAGCCGAATATCTCGCGAGTCACGGATATATCGTGGCAATGATCGACCACACCTACAACACATCTGCAACCGAGTTTCCGGACGGTCGAATCACGACCAGCACAACCAACGACTTATTCTCGCCTGACCATGATTATCGGACGGAAAGCGGAAATCGCGACAAGTTAGGCAAAGTTTTAACCGACGATGTGGTGTTTGTGCTGGACCAATTCGAACTTATCCAATCGGGGCAGATTCCAAGTCATCTAAAAGGCTGGATTGATCTCGACCATGTCGGGGTGTTCGGTCATTCTATCGGTGGAGCAACGGCTTATGACGCTTCTTACGATCCGCGAATCGCGGTTGGCATAGACCTAGATGGAGGGCTTTATCGTTTGCGTGAAAGAGAGGGACTGCAAAAACCGTTTTTATTCCTCAACTCGGAAAGCTATTTTGAAAAATTAAAAATGGTGATGGATAACCGGGTCTACACGGATGCAGAAATTAACCGTATAGGCTCAACCAGAGAGTGGGAGGATCAAGTAACGGAAGATAAAAAGTTAGAGCTAGAACGGATGCGCAAAGCGGTCGACGAAGGGGGACAAGTCCTCTATATCGAAAATACGGAGCATTTGAATTTTACCGACGTACAGTTCATTTCTCCGATTTTCAAAATGCTGGGCATTACAGGAAAGATTGAGCCCGATAGAGCGGACTCCGTTACCAATACCTATATGCTGAATTTCTTCGATATGTATCTGAAAAATCAAGACGGAATCTTAATGAAAGGACCGGATAGCCGTTTTCCGGAGGTGAAGTTCGTAACCTCGCTATAAATTACGGAGCAGGTTAATATGATTGCAGTTATTTTAGACTGAAGCAACATCATTACGCTTACGGGGAATGATCGATCAATCCATACACGATAGCAGCCGTCTAGATGATCGGCTGTCTTTTTATTAAGCTAACGGCCACCCGTTAACTTTACCCTTTTAAGTACCGTAGCCGAAGTAGAATATTGTTACGCCATCCCGATCATACGATCGAGGAAGAAAGTGCTCCAATTTCAGTCATTCTGAAAGAAACCAAAAGAATGAGCAACATGGTAGACGGCCTACTTCTTCTGGCAAGAGGCGATTCACATGAGGAAGTTATCTCATGCACACCTGTTCGTATTGACGGGATCATTAAAGAGATCGCCAAAAAAATGGAGCCAATAATGGATTACAGGCAGTTGCGGGTACAGCTTCATGTCGAAGGCTCGGAATTGCTCATGAATGGAGATGAGAATCGTCTCATACAGTTGTTCATGATTTTGTTGGACAATGTCATTAAATTTACGCAGGCGGATGGGCAAATCGATCTTGAGTGAGGCAGGGGAAATCAGTTCTTGTAACCGTCAAGGATAACGGAGTGGGTATTTCGGAACATGAATTACCACTCGTATTTAATCGCTTTTATAAGGGAGATTCCTCTAGAAGTAGAGGGGATCATGGAGCAGGTCTAGGGCTATCGATCGCACGTTGGATCGTCGATCAACATCAAGGTACTGTCCACATTAGCAGCGGGGTAGGGTGTGGTACGACAGTTATGATTCGTTTTCCGGTGATTAGTTAAATAATAATAGTACTCTTCAAAAGAGACTTACAATTGTTGTCGGGACTTTTGGGGATATCTATAGAACGCAGCAAAGTTCTTTATTATCTAATCTTTTCAAAAAAGAAGAAATTAGTACATACTGTGTGCAATAAGTGAAGAAGATTATCTGGCTTCGCTACCGGTTATTAGCGCATATAAACAAAGGGTGATTATCGCTCAATGTTTAACTTGGATGTGATGCCTTGTAGGAATTTCAAAAAAACCGTTGAACCAGCTCAACGGTTTTTTTGAATGCATTTGTGTGCCGTCCTATAAGTGGTTGATGAAACTCTGAGCAATTGATATGGCCAGTCGAAATCGCAAGGCTCTAATTAATGATGTGGTTATTGCTCGGAACTCAAAAGAGGAAGTGATAAATAGATCAAATAATATAAACCCCTAGATTGTGACACAATCCATATAGATCTATGTATAATCTAAGTAGAATGCATCTTAGTGACATATGTACAAAATACGGGTTTTGTGAGGAAGTAGTATATAAATTAAAGGAACCAACCAATTTGATGCAAATTATTGCCAATTTACTGTCTATTAATGATTATCTAATCAATGTTCAAACCTGTTCAAAATAACTGCCCTTTCATAAGCAATTGATTCTTATTTAGTAATCGATTTATCTTAAACGAGTATTAAGCTTTAAAGCTCATCAAGTCTCGCATAAAACTTTAAGTGCTGATAATGTTTTTATTGTTGCATTAGATTACATAACTCTTGATTATATAAATTGACTATTACCATTATTTAACTTTTATAATCATCCTCATACATGTTCATCTTTAAAGCTTTAATTTCAAAGCAACTCTTCAGCTATCCTTAATTGTCTTTCCCGTTCTTTAGTAGCTGCCTCTGCAACTGAAGAATGATCTGATATGTAATTCACCAGTTTTACTGCATAGTCACTGCAAACCATAGCGTGTCCTCGCATATGTCCAGTTGCTATGGCTTGTGCAAAAGAACGGGCAGCATACTTACTAGCCTCGGTTGTGGACTCTTTGGCCAATTCATTGACTATGAATCCAACTTTTCTTAAATCAAAGGCTCTAATCTCACCAGTTATACGCTTTTCTAGCGTTTCTATACCTAAATCAATCCGCGGGTCATTTACAAGCTGCTGGTCCAGATGATCCAGGTGCTCAGCTGCTACTTTCAAAGCCCATTTGGCCAGAAACTTCTGCGGCAGCTCTTCAAGCGTTTCTTCAAGCCGATTTCTTAATTCATGGTTATCTATAATCTTTATCTTTGGACTAGTATAAGTAAACATGTTAGTTTCTCTTAATTGCTGTTCATGTTTATTCCATGCATATTCCTCAATATTCAACGAATCACTCCCCCATTACAATACGGCACTATTTAATTGCTTCAGATCTTCTTTTATAAAAAGAGTGTACCATACTGAAAAAATGTAAATTAGCCATATTCTACGCGAATAGTCGCCTTTATTACTCCGATGCTGGGTAAACATCTCTTCGATGATATTCATATTGAATATTTCTTCAATGCCACTATATCGTATTTGTTCGAACATTATATCTGAAATTGGAGTTTTGAGCCAATCACGAATGGGTACGGGAAATCCTAGTTTCGGGCGATTCACAATAGCTTCCGGAACGATTCCTTCCATAGCTTTACGCAAAGCAAGTTTTGTTGTTTTTTGCCCAATCCGATTGGATACAGGTATTTTACTAGCCGTTTCGAAAACCTCTTTATCTAAAAATGGGACTCTTAATTCTAATGAATGTGCCATGGATAGCTTATCTGCTTTTGATAAAATATCTCCAGGTAACCAAAAATTCATATCAATAAACTGCATTCTTGTCGCAGGGTCTAGGTGAGCTGTCTTATCATAAAAAGGCTTAACGATATCCGCGGGATGTAAAAAGCTATGCTGAGCGTGTACCGATTCGTGGAGCAAATTCATCTTACCGGTTTTGTTGAAGATGTTCGCATTACCGAAAAAACGTTCTTCTAAAGGTGTCAGACCCCGAAGCAAATAATTTTTTCCATAAAAATGATAGGGATATACGGATAATGATTTTCGTAACGAATCCTTTATAAAGTTAGGCATCCAGGTTATCGGTCTTAAAGCATTTGGCTCTCTATAGATTCTGTATCCTCCGAATAATTCGTCAGCACCTTCCCCTGATAAGACAACCGTAACATGTTCTTTGGCAAGCTGGTTTAGATGATAGAGTGCAATGGCAGAAGGATCCGCTACAGGTTCATCTAGATGCCAGACCGTTTTCGGGATACTTTCAAAAAAGTCTTTTTGCGATAAGATGTGAAAATAATGATCTGTCCCCAGTTTGGCTGCTGTTTGATTTGCAATGATTGTTTCATTGTTCAACCCTTCAAATCCAATTGAAAAGGTTTTGGTGGATTCTTCTGTTCTCATCATTGCAGCTATAGCTGTAGAGTCAATTCCACTGGACAAAAAACATCCTCTATTCACATCACTTTGTAAATGAAGGTTTACAGACTCTTTCAATTTCCACTGAATTTCTTCTGCGTAGTCTGCTAAAGATCGTACTACCGGTTGAAAATGGGGTTCCCAATATTTCTCGATCTTCATTTCACCTTCCGAGTTAACAAATACTCGCTCTGCAGGTCCTAATTTATGAATGTGTTCAAACATCGTATCAGGATGCGGGACATACTGAAAAGTTAAGTAGCTGAATAAACTTTGATACTGAAGCTTTCTGGGTACCCCTTGCACTGCAAGTATGCTTTTAATTTCCGAAGCAAATAAAAGATT
It contains:
- a CDS encoding ketopantoate reductase family protein, encoding MSAKQDRILIFGAGVIGSMYAIKLIEAGFDVSLFAHSNRYTSLRENGLQYIEKGTVRSIQVNVIDTLENDDVYDFIFVTVRYDRSESALLALKDNQSKNIVTMISNSIGFSSWLDIVGDRLLPAFPGFGGQIKDGVLHTRFLPKFIAATAFGEINSVVTERIENLAKLFKTAKLPYVIKKDMQAYLITHSVSDIAMLSFLHSENKIIDKKTARTRKTARKITVTLKAYLRAIQKAGVSIDPSMLKMVLKFPNLFLDLFFMTWLRTKMVRDMMLPDYANNANNEIVQLSNDLMKFLSQNDIKSEIHVQ
- the asnB gene encoding asparagine synthase (glutamine-hydrolyzing); this translates as MCGIAGILKYNGQPPHEETLKQMTGVMNHRGPNHEGVWLDSRIGLGFRRLSVIDLRDGNQPMTNEDRTLWIIFNGEIYNYKTLRDQLKLKGHHFQTQSDTEVIVHLFEEYGKDCVHHLRGMFSFAIWDLKEQSLFAARDHFGIKPFYYYKDENNLLFASEIKSILAVQGVPRKLQYQSLFSYLTFQYVPHPDTMFEHIHKLGPAERVFVNSEGEMKIEKYWEPHFQPVVRSLADYAEEIQWKLKESVNLHLQSDVNRGCFLSSGIDSTAIAAMMRTEESTKTFSIGFEGLNNETIIANQTAAKLGTDHYFHILSQKDFFESIPKTVWHLDEPVADPSAIALYHLNQLAKEHVTVVLSGEGADELFGGYRIYREPNALRPITWMPNFIKDSLRKSLSVYPYHFYGKNYLLRGLTPLEERFFGNANIFNKTGKMNLLHESVHAQHSFLHPADIVKPFYDKTAHLDPATRMQFIDMNFWLPGDILSKADKLSMAHSLELRVPFLDKEVFETASKIPVSNRIGQKTTKLALRKAMEGIVPEAIVNRPKLGFPVPIRDWLKTPISDIMFEQIRYSGIEEIFNMNIIEEMFTQHRSNKGDYSRRIWLIYIFSVWYTLFIKEDLKQLNSAVL
- a CDS encoding DUF2268 domain-containing protein: MNIKTLRSDHIYQKVAQASPEEKLELFRNEMMAPFMKQWQIQQIPFRAEEGNGFDVVTFNSIMHRSPDQITQQISSEVELISSDSFWLECEHAVRKSLRLFIEHEISLPVSEYLFTIQLGNPESSALTINEGYSGFGGIPGFIWGTLLPNEYTISRMKAALAHECNHNVRYQFIQWDHTVNLGELIVSEGLAENYAMFMFGEELLGPWVTKTNADTLNRRIKPVLREQLQLTGFDKFAPYLYGDEIAKLQNFEPVNMPYSAGYACGYYLIQYYLRKTGRTIFEATITPAAQILDEVKGFWDEETIISC
- a CDS encoding TetR/AcrR family transcriptional regulator gives rise to the protein MKKQPQITEKTRQKFVEVFCELYSQKPIEKISIQEISNKSGYNRSTFYQYFTDIYELLDSVENDLLNDMKKELANKELSKDTVQDTLNCLDKKEHLLVLNALLGDYGSARFLKRLKKEITLDQLGLNVPQNQSLTPYFIEFYLTTALSLFRLWLQRQKDLSSEEFFKLVENLYSRGITPYFKE
- a CDS encoding TetR/AcrR family transcriptional regulator; its protein translation is MARTGRPRIFDRDEALLKAMMLFWEQGYEATSLLQLRADMGNISAASFYAAFESKEALFKEAVEQYMGTFGRVTESLADHTLTPREAIETTLRRTAKMQTDSDHPNGCLIVLSASTCSSKNNHIREIVAEKRKQIRSHLQDCIQRAIDVGEIPSSIDVSMMTTVFDTFMHGISTQARDGVPFATIDRAITEVMGIWELFKHSA
- a CDS encoding MFS transporter, with translation MSDLSSNRFPWLGLLALAVAGFIAIMTETLPAGLLPQIKEGLQVSEALAGQLVTLYAIGSMVAAIPVAVLTGGWRRRPLLLLSIIGFLIFNTITALSLNYVLTLVARFFAGVAAGVLWGLIASYALRMVPDHLKGRGMAVAMIGTPIALSLGVPAGTLIGTLMGWRSVFWLMSLLAFLLIFWVLWKVPDYPGQSADKRISVFKVLLTPGVIPILVVVLTWMLAHNILYTYISPFLDDMGLEPYLGQILLIFGIMALVGIWVIGIFIDRWLRPLVLISLTGFALISLVLGLWSEHGTIIFISVALWGLTFGGAATLLQTALAQAAGKQGVDIVMPINTTVWNLAIAGGGILGGVLLNQWGTTSFPWALLLLLLLALFVAWRAKRYGFRPSQSR
- a CDS encoding ATP-binding protein, producing the protein MLRHPDHTIEEESAPISVILKETKRMSNMVDGLLLLARGDSHEEVISCTPVRIDGIIKEIAKKMEPIMDYRQLRVQLHVEGSELLMNGDENRLIQLFMILLDNVIKFTQADGQIDLE
- a CDS encoding putative immunity protein → MNIEEYAWNKHEQQLRETNMFTYTSPKIKIIDNHELRNRLEETLEELPQKFLAKWALKVAAEHLDHLDQQLVNDPRIDLGIETLEKRITGEIRAFDLRKVGFIVNELAKESTTEASKYAARSFAQAIATGHMRGHAMVCSDYAVKLVNYISDHSSVAEAATKERERQLRIAEELL
- a CDS encoding alpha/beta hydrolase family protein; translation: MRLFELLLYLSNISLFVLTVVLKKGQRIIPVFVASGIAAVLLVIHWTVEGYRVQLFLSYCITVFFLAISSYSYFKKSSFQKIPRFLLGSAYTAIAIMLVGTAVLMYTFPVFKLPELTGIFKVGTQTFHFVDTNREEIFDKAREGKRELMVQVWYPTQAGSGKRTAFIPDTRILSYMAANYGLPGFTFQHLKYVSSHAYSEAEISTAKTSYPLILGNPGNGSSRFLHTSQAEYLASHGYIVAMIDHTYNTSATEFPDGRITTSTTNDLFSPDHDYRTESGNRDKLGKVLTDDVVFVLDQFELIQSGQIPSHLKGWIDLDHVGVFGHSIGGATAYDASYDPRIAVGIDLDGGLYRLREREGLQKPFLFLNSESYFEKLKMVMDNRVYTDAEINRIGSTREWEDQVTEDKKLELERMRKAVDEGGQVLYIENTEHLNFTDVQFISPIFKMLGITGKIEPDRADSVTNTYMLNFFDMYLKNQDGILMKGPDSRFPEVKFVTSL
- a CDS encoding MerR family transcriptional regulator encodes the protein MKKPLLAVKDIVQITGITSRTLHYYDRIDLFKPTHLTEKGYRLYDRSSLEKLQTILFLKELDFSLKEIADILKLTRQEQNQILKKQRQTLFSRKQRLETIMVALEEYVSGNDISNLQIFNNSSVLPLKEQYANEARFIYGETEAYNVFNETLDKLSQDEIDERFQSMEEVFKQIASCVDQHPSSDEVQRLIKEWKKNLMQFMPCDKELLACIADTYKFDVRFNNYFNQYSNEDFADFLHSAIMHHISQS
- a CDS encoding sensor histidine kinase; protein product: MRQGKSVLVTVKDNGVGISEHELPLVFNRFYKGDSSRSRGDHGAGLGLSIARWIVDQHQGTVHISSGVGCGTTVMIRFPVIS